In one Ralstonia pickettii genomic region, the following are encoded:
- a CDS encoding ATP-binding protein, whose product MDSDTDTGRFSFHRQDLANTLCDSLEGKGLADARSGLFLAAPRRTGKSTFLREDLVPEVERRKWIAIYVDLWADRARDPGLLIADAIKSKLAQFDGPIAKLAKQAGMEKVDVLRTFTFNLGKIGLPPGITLADALDVLYKAVQRPVVLIIDEAQHALSTEAGTNAMFALKAARDQMNQGVVEPRLFLVFTGSNRDKLANLLLNRTQPFFGSRVTNFPLLGRPYVSAYTAWVNQHLAPNNQFKEDDMFAAFQLVGHRPEMLKGIVSEIALELGEAASLGELLKRGAQGFRDRIWGEIESDYSALTEIQRAVLAVLIERGQGYSPFSEDSMKAYAAKLGHSEFSTATVQAALDALRDKNLIWKESRGAYALEDESLALWFRETRGAHAVPPKLSE is encoded by the coding sequence ATGGATTCCGACACCGATACCGGACGCTTCAGCTTCCACCGCCAGGACCTCGCCAACACGTTGTGCGACAGCCTGGAAGGCAAGGGCCTGGCCGATGCGCGCTCAGGCCTGTTCCTGGCGGCGCCCCGGCGCACCGGCAAAAGCACGTTCCTGCGCGAAGACCTGGTGCCGGAGGTCGAACGCCGCAAGTGGATCGCCATCTACGTGGACTTATGGGCCGACCGCGCACGCGATCCCGGCCTGCTGATCGCCGACGCCATCAAATCCAAACTGGCCCAGTTTGACGGGCCGATCGCCAAGCTGGCCAAGCAGGCCGGCATGGAGAAGGTCGACGTGTTGCGTACGTTCACGTTCAACCTCGGCAAGATCGGGCTACCGCCGGGCATCACCCTGGCCGACGCGCTCGATGTGCTCTACAAGGCGGTGCAGCGGCCCGTCGTGCTGATCATCGACGAGGCGCAACACGCGCTGTCCACTGAGGCCGGCACCAACGCCATGTTCGCGCTCAAGGCCGCGCGCGACCAGATGAACCAGGGCGTGGTCGAACCGCGCCTCTTCCTCGTCTTTACGGGGTCGAACCGTGACAAGCTCGCCAACCTGCTGCTCAATCGCACGCAGCCGTTTTTCGGCTCGCGGGTGACCAACTTCCCGCTGCTGGGGCGGCCGTATGTGTCGGCGTACACGGCGTGGGTCAACCAGCACCTGGCGCCCAACAACCAGTTCAAGGAAGACGACATGTTTGCCGCCTTCCAGCTCGTCGGGCACCGGCCGGAGATGCTCAAGGGCATCGTCAGCGAGATCGCCCTGGAGCTGGGCGAGGCGGCCAGCCTGGGCGAGTTGCTCAAGCGCGGCGCGCAGGGTTTTCGCGACCGCATCTGGGGCGAGATCGAAAGCGATTACAGCGCACTGACGGAAATCCAGCGTGCCGTGCTGGCGGTGCTGATCGAGCGCGGACAAGGCTATTCGCCGTTTTCGGAAGACTCGATGAAGGCATATGCGGCCAAGCTCGGCCACAGCGAGTTTTCCACCGCCACGGTGCAGGCCGCGCTGGACGCGCTGCGCGACAAGAACCTGATCTGGAAGGAGTCGCGCGGCGCCTATGCGCTGGAAGACGAAAGCCTGGCGCTGTGGTTTCGCGAGACGCGCGGTGCGCATGCCGTGCCGCCGAAGCTGAGCGAGTAG
- a CDS encoding ATP-dependent helicase — MLAASPTPDTANAPATPGYLAQLNDQQRQAVEFGISGADAAETGPLLVLAGAGSGKTHTLGWRVAHLVANGADPQRILLLTFSRRAASELSNRAGHLLARAMQGERSNNALNSAGTSYKTTLPWAGTFHGIGARLLREYAERVGLAPDFTIHDRSDSADLLNVVRHELNLSTKERRFPLKQTCIAIYSRAINAESPLNAVLKHHFPWCAMWETQLRTLFDAYVEAKQAQHVLDYDDLLLYWHAMSSDTELAAEIGARFDHILVDEYQDTNRLQSSILRALRPDGRGVTVVGDDAQSIYAFRAATVRNILDFPRHFSRPAHTVLLERNYRSTQPILDASNGVMRFATERFAKTLWTDRASTHRPRLISVRDEAEQARCVAEQVLHHREGGLTLKSQAVLFRTASHSAPLEIELTRRNIPFVKYGGLKFLEAAHVKDVLSVLRWAENPRNRIAGFRVIQLLPGAGPATAARVLDAMAEAADPIAALLAYEPPARLAGDWSTLMALMQTLRVPKDSLEWAGELEAVGAWYSPHMERLHDDAAVRQGDLDQLARMAATYATRERFLTEMTLDPPELTSDESGDPYRDEDYLILSTIHSSKGQEWKAVYVLNAVDGCMPADLGAGSHEELEEERRLLYVAMTRAREHLDILVPQRFYVTQQTPNGDRHIYASRTRFIPPALLPLFEACAWPEPEPGADPAAEARAAAKVDLSKKMRGYWKK, encoded by the coding sequence GTGCTTGCCGCCTCCCCCACCCCAGACACCGCCAATGCGCCGGCCACGCCGGGTTACCTGGCCCAGCTGAACGACCAGCAGCGCCAGGCGGTCGAGTTCGGTATCTCTGGAGCGGACGCGGCGGAAACCGGCCCGCTGCTCGTGTTGGCCGGTGCGGGGTCCGGCAAGACGCACACCCTGGGCTGGCGCGTGGCGCATCTGGTGGCCAACGGCGCCGATCCGCAACGCATCCTGCTGCTGACGTTTTCCCGCCGGGCGGCGAGCGAACTGTCGAACCGTGCCGGCCACCTGCTGGCGCGAGCCATGCAGGGCGAGCGATCGAACAACGCCCTCAATTCGGCCGGCACTTCGTACAAGACCACGCTGCCCTGGGCCGGCACCTTCCACGGCATCGGCGCGCGCCTGCTGCGCGAATATGCCGAGCGCGTGGGCCTCGCCCCCGATTTCACCATCCATGACCGCAGCGACTCGGCCGATCTGCTCAACGTCGTGCGCCATGAGCTGAACCTGTCGACCAAGGAACGCCGCTTCCCGCTCAAGCAGACCTGCATTGCGATCTACTCGCGCGCCATCAACGCCGAGAGCCCGCTGAACGCCGTGCTGAAGCACCATTTTCCGTGGTGCGCGATGTGGGAGACGCAACTGCGCACGCTGTTCGATGCGTATGTCGAAGCCAAGCAGGCGCAGCACGTGCTCGACTACGATGACCTCCTGCTCTACTGGCACGCGATGTCGTCCGACACCGAACTGGCGGCGGAGATTGGCGCCCGTTTCGACCACATCCTTGTCGACGAATACCAGGACACCAACCGGTTGCAGTCATCCATCCTGCGTGCGTTGCGCCCGGACGGCCGCGGTGTGACCGTGGTGGGCGACGACGCGCAATCGATCTACGCATTTCGCGCGGCGACGGTACGCAACATCCTCGATTTTCCGCGCCACTTCTCGCGGCCGGCGCACACAGTGTTGCTGGAGCGCAATTACCGTTCGACGCAACCGATTCTGGATGCCTCGAATGGCGTGATGCGTTTTGCTACGGAGCGCTTTGCCAAGACGTTGTGGACGGACCGCGCATCGACGCACCGGCCGCGCTTGATTTCAGTTCGCGACGAAGCCGAGCAGGCGCGTTGCGTGGCCGAGCAGGTGCTGCATCACCGTGAAGGCGGGCTGACGCTGAAATCGCAGGCGGTGCTGTTTCGCACCGCGAGCCACAGCGCGCCGCTGGAGATCGAACTCACGCGCCGCAACATCCCGTTCGTGAAATACGGCGGCCTCAAGTTTCTGGAGGCGGCACATGTGAAGGATGTGCTGTCGGTACTGCGCTGGGCCGAGAACCCGCGCAACCGCATTGCCGGGTTTCGCGTGATCCAGTTGCTGCCAGGTGCAGGCCCCGCCACGGCGGCACGCGTGCTCGACGCCATGGCGGAAGCGGCGGACCCGATTGCCGCGCTGCTCGCCTACGAGCCACCGGCGCGGCTGGCCGGCGACTGGTCTACGCTGATGGCGCTCATGCAAACCCTGCGCGTACCCAAAGACAGCCTGGAATGGGCTGGCGAACTCGAAGCCGTAGGCGCTTGGTACTCGCCGCACATGGAGCGCCTGCACGACGACGCGGCCGTGCGCCAGGGCGATCTCGACCAGCTCGCCCGCATGGCCGCAACGTACGCCACCCGGGAGCGCTTCCTGACCGAGATGACGCTCGACCCGCCCGAGTTGACCAGCGATGAATCGGGCGACCCCTACCGCGACGAGGACTACCTGATCCTCTCGACGATCCATTCATCGAAAGGTCAGGAATGGAAGGCGGTGTATGTGCTGAATGCCGTGGACGGCTGCATGCCGGCCGATCTGGGCGCCGGCTCGCACGAAGAACTGGAAGAAGAACGCCGGCTGCTCTACGTGGCGATGACCCGTGCGCGTGAGCACCTCGACATCCTGGTGCCCCAGCGTTTCTACGTCACCCAGCAAACACCCAATGGCGATCGGCACATCTACGCGTCGCGCACGCGCTTCATTCCGCCTGCGCTGCTGCCGCTGTTCGAGGCATGCGCGTGGCCGGAACCGGAGCCCGGCGCGGACCCCGCAGCCGAAGCGCGTGCCGCGGCCAAGGTCGACCTGAGCAAGAAGATGCGCGGCTACTGGAAAAAGTAG
- the mdtD gene encoding multidrug transporter subunit MdtD, which translates to MPTTPSASVDPSLKPLLWLVAMGLFMQTLDSTIVNTALPAMARSLSESPLKMQSVIIAYTLTTAMLMPASGWLADRFGTRKMFFAAIFLFTIGSLLCAESRSLTMLIASRVVQGVGGALLMPVGRLTVLRVVPREQFLPAMSFVTIPGLIGPLIGPTLGGWLVEAVSWHWIFLINIPVGVIGALVTLKVMPDVHAEDDSRFDWSGYLMLAFGMAAVSFSLDGLSELGFQHATVLVLLIFGLAALTAYWLHAGRVAGPLFPRTLFGIPSFSIGVLGNLFARIGSGGMPFLIPLLLQVSLGYTPLQAGLMMVPVAAAGMAAKPLGTWAIKRYGYRRMLSVNTVMVGLMMASFAVMTPNVPVWLRIVQLAIFGTFNSMQFTAMNTLTLKDLTGPLASAGNSMLSMVMMLSMSLGVAAAGALLTGFTDFTAGPEGRDTLAAFHKTFVCVGVMTCAAAWIFAQLSRFESTHVVKRPEMEVH; encoded by the coding sequence ATGCCCACCACGCCCTCCGCCTCCGTCGACCCCTCCTTGAAACCGCTGCTCTGGCTGGTGGCGATGGGTCTGTTCATGCAGACCCTCGATTCAACGATCGTCAACACCGCGTTGCCGGCCATGGCACGCAGCCTGTCGGAAAGCCCGCTGAAGATGCAGTCGGTCATCATCGCCTACACGTTGACGACCGCCATGCTGATGCCTGCGTCCGGATGGCTGGCCGACCGCTTCGGCACGCGAAAGATGTTCTTCGCCGCCATCTTCCTGTTCACGATCGGTTCCTTGCTGTGCGCGGAATCGCGCAGCCTGACCATGCTGATTGCCTCACGCGTGGTGCAAGGGGTGGGCGGCGCGCTGCTGATGCCCGTGGGACGGTTGACGGTGCTGCGCGTGGTGCCGCGCGAGCAGTTCCTGCCGGCCATGAGTTTCGTCACCATCCCGGGGCTGATCGGCCCGCTGATCGGCCCGACGCTGGGGGGCTGGCTGGTGGAGGCCGTGTCGTGGCACTGGATCTTCCTGATCAACATTCCCGTGGGGGTGATCGGCGCGCTCGTCACGCTCAAGGTGATGCCCGATGTGCACGCGGAAGACGACAGCCGCTTCGACTGGTCGGGCTATCTGATGCTGGCCTTCGGCATGGCGGCGGTGTCGTTCTCGCTCGACGGGCTGTCCGAACTGGGCTTCCAGCACGCGACGGTGCTGGTGCTGCTGATTTTTGGTCTGGCGGCGCTCACGGCTTACTGGCTGCATGCGGGGCGCGTGGCCGGGCCGCTGTTTCCGCGCACGCTGTTTGGCATTCCGAGCTTTTCCATTGGTGTGCTCGGCAACCTGTTTGCACGCATCGGCAGCGGCGGGATGCCGTTCCTCATTCCGCTGCTGCTGCAGGTGAGCCTGGGGTACACGCCACTGCAGGCCGGCTTGATGATGGTGCCGGTGGCTGCCGCCGGCATGGCCGCCAAGCCTTTGGGCACGTGGGCCATCAAGCGCTACGGCTATCGCCGCATGCTGTCCGTCAACACGGTCATGGTCGGCCTGATGATGGCCAGCTTTGCCGTGATGACGCCCAACGTGCCGGTGTGGCTGCGCATCGTGCAACTGGCGATCTTCGGCACGTTCAACTCGATGCAGTTCACGGCCATGAACACGCTCACGCTCAAGGACCTGACGGGCCCCCTGGCCAGCGCGGGCAACAGCATGCTGTCGATGGTGATGATGCTGTCGATGAGCTTGGGCGTGGCCGCAGCCGGCGCCTTGCTGACGGGCTTTACCGACTTCACCGCCGGACCGGAAGGGCGCGACACGCTCGCGGCGTTCCACAAGACGTTTGTCTGCGTGGGCGTCATGACCTGCGCGGCCGCATGGATCTTCGCGCAGCTCTCGCGCTTCGAGTCAACGCACGTCGTCAAGCGGCCCGAGATGGAAGTGCATTGA
- a CDS encoding sialidase family protein has protein sequence MQSIPRFLAGALLVFAATLALAHEGHDHGGMAGKGAAKPQLATTAAFDKAGRLWVTWAEGQHVVVASSDDLGKTLSAPRRVNPQPEPIYTDGENRPKVIASPDGALYVSWSRPLDAPYTGFVRFSRSLDGGRTWSAPVTVHHDRQPITHRFDSIAVDSAGHIFVTWIDKRDLLRAQAAKQPYDGAAVYYTVSTDRGATFAPERKVIDQTCECCRIALAPDADGHMLALWRNVFAGQIRDHALATLPIDNTPLAVTRATFSEWRVDACPHHGPALAVTADGVRHMAWFSVQQDKPGLFYSRLSADGKPIGEPWGFAGSPQAGAQASHPALVAAYGALWLVWKQFADDRMQILLRKSIDGGAHWSAPANVANTNGGSDHPQLLARDGHVYLSWRTQAEGYRLIDISNVVPSNSSLEASK, from the coding sequence ATGCAGTCGATTCCTCGATTCCTGGCCGGTGCGCTGCTGGTTTTTGCGGCAACGCTGGCGCTTGCGCACGAAGGTCACGACCACGGTGGCATGGCAGGCAAGGGCGCCGCCAAACCGCAGCTTGCTACGACGGCGGCGTTCGACAAGGCGGGGCGCCTGTGGGTGACGTGGGCCGAAGGGCAGCACGTGGTGGTCGCTTCGTCCGACGATCTCGGCAAAACGCTGTCCGCGCCGCGGCGCGTAAACCCGCAACCCGAGCCGATCTATACCGACGGCGAGAACCGTCCGAAGGTTATCGCCAGCCCGGACGGTGCGCTGTATGTGAGCTGGTCGCGCCCGCTCGATGCGCCATACACGGGCTTCGTGCGTTTCTCGCGCTCGCTCGACGGCGGCAGGACATGGAGCGCGCCAGTCACGGTCCATCACGATCGCCAACCCATCACGCACCGCTTCGATTCGATTGCGGTCGACAGCGCAGGCCACATCTTCGTCACGTGGATCGACAAGCGCGACCTGCTGCGGGCGCAGGCCGCCAAGCAGCCGTACGACGGCGCAGCGGTGTACTACACCGTTTCGACCGACCGCGGCGCAACCTTCGCTCCCGAGCGCAAGGTCATCGACCAGACCTGCGAATGCTGCCGCATTGCGCTGGCGCCCGATGCCGACGGGCACATGCTCGCGCTGTGGCGCAACGTGTTTGCCGGGCAGATCCGAGATCACGCATTGGCGACATTACCGATCGATAACACGCCGCTTGCCGTCACGCGCGCGACGTTCTCGGAGTGGCGCGTCGATGCGTGTCCGCACCATGGCCCCGCGTTGGCCGTCACGGCAGATGGCGTGCGGCACATGGCGTGGTTCTCCGTGCAACAGGACAAGCCCGGTCTGTTCTACAGCCGGCTGTCGGCCGACGGCAAACCGATCGGCGAGCCTTGGGGCTTTGCCGGTTCGCCACAAGCCGGAGCGCAGGCCTCGCACCCCGCATTGGTCGCCGCGTATGGCGCGCTGTGGCTGGTCTGGAAACAGTTTGCCGACGACCGCATGCAGATCCTGCTGCGCAAATCCATCGACGGCGGCGCGCACTGGTCGGCGCCGGCCAACGTGGCAAACACCAATGGCGGCAGCGATCACCCGCAATTGCTCGCGCGCGACGGCCATGTCTACCTGTCTTGGCGTACCCAGGCGGAGGGTTACCGCCTGATCGATATCAGCAATGTCGTTCCGTCCAATTCATCATTGGAGGCATCGAAATGA
- a CDS encoding DUF2946 domain-containing protein, whose product MLHRRWLFLVWLAIVLNVLSPVLASARAAATGTLDVELCSATAPHGSTVQVAIDLQGDGSADGSAAHHSVAHCLYCPGFAAGLALASLPALDVPSAHFIYRVRQPATPAPVYARSALRVAESRAPPVSPSLSI is encoded by the coding sequence ATGCTCCATCGCCGCTGGCTCTTCCTCGTCTGGCTTGCGATCGTACTGAACGTACTGTCGCCGGTGCTCGCCTCCGCACGCGCGGCGGCCACGGGCACGCTCGACGTCGAGCTGTGCAGCGCAACGGCCCCGCATGGCAGCACCGTGCAGGTTGCCATCGATCTGCAAGGCGATGGCTCCGCCGACGGGTCGGCCGCCCACCACAGCGTGGCGCACTGTCTGTATTGCCCGGGGTTTGCTGCCGGGCTGGCGCTGGCCTCGTTGCCGGCGTTGGATGTTCCTTCCGCCCATTTCATCTATCGCGTGCGGCAGCCGGCCACCCCGGCGCCCGTGTACGCGCGCAGTGCGTTGCGCGTGGCCGAGTCGCGCGCGCCTCCTGTGTCTCCGTCGTTGTCGATCTGA
- a CDS encoding TraB/GumN family protein, whose product MARNRTTWRALAAAFFLLTGVGTAAAQDTTPVQAPAPTPNCPPPASSFIPKDGWAAAAQRATDHGLLWRIEKNGHTSWLYGTIHVARADWMLPGPTVRSALQQVDSIALELDLLDKDTDRTPLTAQNSAEDRRLLTGRRGERFNKLLSAACLPDTALTQIRKFQPTMQLASLAVLGVRTDGLYPDFGIDLFLTTYAKSVHLPIVPLETLAQQVRVLNEIVPKNEVAQQFDTVLDAIESGEARTQTLTLANAWADSDISTLEHYPQWCDCLKTASDKRAFQRLVTNRNRAMAENIARVHNSGQRVFGAVGALHMIGPKGIPALLAARGYKVTPVLPPPDPR is encoded by the coding sequence ATGGCACGCAATCGCACCACGTGGCGCGCGCTCGCGGCCGCGTTTTTCCTATTGACGGGCGTCGGCACGGCTGCCGCGCAAGACACCACACCCGTACAGGCACCGGCACCGACCCCGAACTGTCCGCCACCCGCCTCAAGCTTCATCCCCAAAGACGGTTGGGCCGCCGCCGCGCAACGCGCGACCGACCACGGCCTGCTCTGGCGCATCGAAAAGAACGGTCACACCTCGTGGCTCTACGGCACGATCCACGTTGCGCGGGCCGACTGGATGCTGCCCGGCCCCACCGTGCGCAGCGCGCTTCAGCAGGTTGACAGCATCGCGCTCGAACTCGACCTGCTCGACAAAGACACCGACCGCACACCGCTAACCGCGCAAAACAGCGCAGAAGACCGCCGGCTCCTGACCGGCCGTCGCGGCGAGCGCTTCAACAAACTGCTCTCCGCGGCTTGCCTGCCCGACACGGCCCTCACGCAGATCCGCAAGTTCCAGCCGACCATGCAACTGGCCTCGCTGGCGGTGCTGGGGGTACGCACAGACGGGCTCTATCCGGATTTCGGCATCGACCTGTTTCTCACCACCTACGCCAAGAGCGTGCACCTGCCGATTGTGCCGCTCGAAACGCTGGCGCAGCAGGTGCGCGTGCTCAACGAGATCGTGCCGAAGAACGAGGTCGCGCAGCAATTCGATACCGTGCTCGACGCGATTGAATCGGGCGAGGCGCGCACGCAGACGCTCACGCTCGCCAATGCCTGGGCCGACAGCGACATCAGCACGCTCGAGCACTACCCGCAGTGGTGCGATTGCCTGAAGACGGCATCGGACAAACGCGCCTTCCAACGGCTGGTGACGAACCGCAACCGCGCCATGGCCGAGAACATTGCACGCGTGCACAACAGCGGCCAGCGCGTGTTTGGCGCTGTGGGCGCGCTCCACATGATCGGACCCAAGGGAATTCCCGCGCTGCTGGCGGCCCGCGGGTACAAGGTCACGCCGGTGTTGCCGCCACCCGATCCGCGTTAG
- a CDS encoding TonB-dependent receptor has protein sequence MSFHKRTGAAAPKRTLVCRAALALSAAAPLSAFSAEDAASVPAPVTQELAPTVVRATANPAPFARNTPAVVQSVTADQLADRNVVTAEDAVKYQPNVMVRRRFIGDRNSIFAGRDFNEIQSARGLLYADGILLSNLLGSSYSFPPRWSMVGPDDLARVDILYGPFSALLPGNSMGTTIAMTLRRPEKFEAAAQTQVMSQHYNDAYGFSRNVTGNHESASLGDRIGKFWYALSVDRLENDSQPMQYATPNSRFTAGGTPVPVTGARQDLGPNGQPRVILGPQMLERTQQLQETLRFGYVFNDSLEASLTLGHWENHFNDQALSFLRDAAGNTVTGGNVLINGTPYTIAPNTFAPQNGDQENWLYGLGVKGKIGGWKIDTNASAYNVSRDILRASNTAAGNGPGTVFYGDGTGWSNFDVKATSPTVSGHTFTTGYHYDQYHLRNQTFNATNWSTETLSTLKSSYQGDTQTQAVFLQDAWAFAPRWLATLGLRYESWRAYNGQLGNGTSALGYASRTEDAFSPKAAIQWQATQDTLLRLSYGRAVRFPTVAELFQGTISGNTIVNNDPNLKPERANDFDFTVEQAVPYGVLRTSLFQSDVRDSIYTQTNITVTPNVTNVQNVDRVRTRGIELAYSGQDVLRDAGVRGVDVEANVAFTQSKTLADAANPTYVDKTWPRMPRVRANLFASWHATPDWTVGAGVRYSGRQFGTLDNTDVLPNVYGGTSSFFTVDLKASYRIDKHITLALGVDNLTDRQYFVYHPYPSRTFYGQLKWRL, from the coding sequence ATGTCATTCCACAAGCGCACCGGGGCCGCTGCCCCTAAGCGCACGCTGGTGTGCCGTGCTGCGCTCGCCCTGAGCGCAGCGGCACCGCTGTCTGCTTTTTCGGCCGAGGATGCGGCATCCGTGCCCGCGCCCGTCACGCAGGAACTCGCGCCCACGGTGGTGCGCGCCACTGCCAACCCCGCGCCGTTCGCCCGCAATACACCGGCGGTCGTGCAAAGCGTCACGGCCGATCAGTTGGCTGACCGCAACGTCGTCACCGCCGAAGACGCGGTCAAATATCAGCCCAATGTGATGGTGCGCCGCCGCTTCATTGGCGACCGCAATTCCATCTTCGCCGGCCGCGATTTCAACGAGATTCAAAGTGCCCGCGGCCTGCTGTATGCCGACGGCATCCTGCTCTCGAACCTGCTTGGCTCGAGCTACAGCTTCCCGCCGCGCTGGTCGATGGTCGGGCCGGATGACTTGGCGCGCGTCGATATCTTGTATGGGCCGTTCTCTGCGCTCCTGCCGGGCAACTCGATGGGCACGACCATTGCGATGACGTTACGCCGCCCCGAAAAATTCGAGGCTGCCGCGCAGACGCAGGTGATGAGCCAGCATTACAACGATGCCTATGGCTTTTCGCGCAACGTCACCGGAAACCACGAAAGCGCATCGCTGGGCGACCGCATCGGCAAGTTCTGGTATGCGCTGTCAGTCGACCGGCTGGAGAACGACAGCCAACCGATGCAATACGCCACGCCCAACTCCCGGTTCACCGCGGGCGGCACGCCGGTGCCGGTCACGGGCGCGCGGCAGGATCTCGGCCCCAACGGCCAGCCGCGCGTGATTCTCGGGCCCCAGATGCTCGAGCGCACCCAGCAGCTGCAAGAGACGCTGCGATTCGGCTATGTGTTCAACGACAGCCTGGAGGCCTCACTCACGCTGGGCCATTGGGAAAACCATTTCAACGATCAGGCGCTCAGCTTCCTTCGCGATGCCGCCGGCAACACCGTCACGGGCGGCAATGTGCTGATCAACGGCACGCCGTACACGATCGCCCCGAACACCTTCGCCCCGCAAAACGGCGACCAGGAAAACTGGCTCTACGGCCTGGGCGTGAAGGGCAAGATCGGCGGCTGGAAGATCGACACCAACGCTTCCGCTTACAACGTTTCGCGCGACATCCTGCGCGCGTCGAACACGGCGGCCGGCAATGGGCCCGGCACGGTGTTCTATGGCGACGGCACCGGCTGGTCCAACTTCGACGTCAAGGCGACCTCTCCCACGGTGTCCGGCCATACCTTCACGACCGGTTACCACTACGACCAATACCACCTGCGCAACCAGACCTTCAACGCGACGAACTGGTCGACGGAAACGCTATCCACGCTCAAATCCAGCTACCAGGGCGACACGCAAACTCAGGCGGTTTTCCTGCAGGACGCGTGGGCGTTTGCGCCGCGCTGGCTGGCCACACTGGGCCTGCGCTACGAAAGCTGGCGCGCCTACAACGGCCAGCTCGGCAACGGCACGAGCGCGTTGGGCTACGCCAGCCGTACCGAAGACGCGTTTTCGCCCAAGGCGGCCATTCAATGGCAGGCCACGCAAGACACGCTGCTGCGCTTGTCGTATGGCCGCGCCGTGCGCTTTCCGACGGTGGCGGAGCTGTTCCAGGGCACGATCAGCGGCAACACGATCGTCAATAACGATCCGAACCTCAAACCTGAGCGCGCCAATGATTTCGACTTCACCGTCGAGCAGGCCGTGCCCTACGGCGTGCTGCGTACCAGCCTGTTCCAGAGCGACGTGCGCGACAGCATCTACACGCAGACCAACATCACCGTCACGCCCAACGTGACGAACGTGCAGAACGTCGATCGCGTGCGCACGCGCGGCATCGAGTTGGCGTATTCGGGGCAGGACGTTCTGCGGGATGCGGGTGTGCGCGGCGTGGACGTCGAAGCCAACGTCGCTTTCACGCAATCGAAGACGCTGGCCGACGCCGCCAACCCGACCTACGTCGACAAGACCTGGCCGCGCATGCCGCGGGTGCGCGCCAATCTCTTTGCGAGCTGGCATGCCACCCCCGACTGGACGGTGGGCGCGGGCGTGCGCTATTCGGGGCGGCAATTCGGCACGCTCGACAACACCGATGTGCTGCCGAATGTCTACGGTGGCACCAGCAGCTTCTTCACCGTGGACCTCAAGGCCAGCTACCGTATCGACAAGCACATCACGCTGGCGCTGGGCGTCGACAACCTGACCGACAGGCAGTATTTCGTGTATCACCCGTACCCGTCGCGCACCTTCTATGGGCAACTGAAATGGCGTCTGTAA
- a CDS encoding YnfA family protein, whose protein sequence is MELLRIAVLFAFTAVAEIVGCYLPWLVLRQGKPIWLLLPAAASLALFAWLLTLHPAAAGRTYAAYGGVYIAVALVWLRLVDGVSLTRWDIGGAAIALTGMAVIALQPQAN, encoded by the coding sequence TTGGAACTGCTTCGTATTGCCGTGCTGTTTGCCTTCACCGCCGTGGCGGAAATCGTCGGCTGCTATCTGCCGTGGCTCGTGCTCCGGCAAGGTAAGCCGATCTGGCTGTTGCTGCCGGCGGCCGCCTCGCTCGCGCTGTTTGCGTGGTTACTGACATTGCACCCGGCTGCGGCCGGCCGCACTTATGCGGCATACGGCGGGGTGTATATCGCCGTAGCGCTCGTGTGGCTGCGTCTGGTCGACGGTGTGTCGCTCACCCGCTGGGACATCGGCGGCGCGGCCATTGCGTTGACGGGCATGGCCGTGATCGCCCTGCAGCCGCAGGCCAATTGA
- a CDS encoding PfkB family carbohydrate kinase, with protein MAAIVPVIKVSDEDLRQLFPGDADPFATLRTLAPQADILLTLGADGMEWLAAAHGGQDDARIAQPAFAVPVADTVGCGDAAMGAWLASQLHSPGAPVQAHLRRAAAAAALTATRAGAYAGTQAEIDALLQVHAPRTPETG; from the coding sequence ATGGCCGCCATCGTACCGGTCATCAAGGTCTCGGATGAAGATCTGCGCCAACTGTTTCCCGGTGATGCCGATCCGTTCGCCACGCTGCGCACCCTCGCGCCGCAAGCCGACATCCTGCTCACGCTCGGGGCCGACGGCATGGAATGGCTGGCAGCGGCGCACGGCGGGCAAGACGATGCGCGTATCGCCCAACCGGCCTTTGCCGTGCCGGTGGCGGACACCGTCGGCTGCGGCGATGCCGCGATGGGCGCCTGGCTGGCGAGCCAGCTGCATTCGCCTGGGGCGCCCGTGCAGGCGCACTTGCGCCGGGCTGCTGCGGCGGCCGCCCTCACCGCCACGCGCGCCGGCGCATACGCGGGCACGCAAGCCGAGATCGATGCGCTGCTGCAGGTGCACGCGCCTCGCACGCCTGAGACCGGGTAA